Proteins from a genomic interval of Candidatus Sysuiplasma jiujiangense:
- a CDS encoding electron transfer flavoprotein subunit alpha/FixB family protein: MGRIIVVAEQRDDVLKDATLENITLARKLAGGNGRVAVLLMGDALSSSVRTLSEVDADELLIVRNGMLRNYTYDAYKFAISRVVSEKEFDLIIAPYTSLGMDLYPGLSVAIDVPLVSDCTGAEIKDGVVVARRQLYGGKLEADFSVEGRCILTARPGISKPCGGGRPETTELNIDMESVKARTRVEGYEIPPREDVDIEKAKIIVSVGRGIEKKENLPAFEELVKEIDGAVLAGSRPVIDSGWLPKGRQVGVSGKTVKPKLYMAFGISGAIQHLSGMSGSDFIVAVNKDRDAPIFKVANVGIVDDIFKVAPALVKELKK, from the coding sequence TTGGGCAGAATAATTGTGGTTGCCGAGCAGAGAGATGACGTGCTGAAGGATGCTACGCTTGAGAACATAACACTTGCCAGGAAACTCGCAGGCGGGAACGGCAGAGTGGCCGTACTGCTCATGGGAGACGCGCTGTCGTCGAGTGTAAGAACATTATCGGAGGTGGATGCGGATGAACTGCTCATCGTCAGGAACGGCATGCTCAGGAATTACACCTATGATGCCTACAAATTTGCAATAAGCAGGGTAGTCAGTGAAAAAGAATTCGACTTGATCATTGCGCCGTACACCTCGCTGGGAATGGATCTCTACCCGGGGCTTTCGGTTGCAATCGATGTTCCTCTGGTCTCCGATTGCACGGGTGCGGAAATAAAGGATGGCGTTGTCGTCGCCAGGAGACAGCTCTATGGAGGGAAACTGGAGGCTGATTTCAGTGTCGAAGGCAGATGCATCCTGACTGCCAGACCCGGCATCAGCAAACCGTGCGGCGGCGGAAGACCGGAAACAACCGAACTGAACATAGATATGGAAAGCGTGAAGGCAAGAACACGTGTGGAAGGATATGAAATTCCGCCCAGGGAGGACGTCGATATAGAGAAGGCGAAGATCATAGTCTCCGTCGGAAGAGGGATAGAAAAGAAGGAGAATCTGCCTGCATTCGAGGAGCTGGTAAAGGAGATAGACGGAGCAGTGCTTGCCGGCTCGAGACCGGTAATAGACAGCGGCTGGCTTCCGAAAGGCAGGCAGGTTGGCGTTTCAGGCAAGACCGTAAAGCCGAAGCTTTACATGGCATTCGGGATAAGCGGAGCGATACAGCACCTTTCCGGCATGTCCGGCAGCGATTTTATTGTTGCCGTCAACAAGGACAGAGATGCGCCGATTTTCAAGGTCGCAAATGTGGGCATAGTGGACGACATATTCAAGGTCGCGCCGGCACTGGTCAAGGAACTTAAGAAATGA
- a CDS encoding histidinol-phosphate aminotransferase family protein — MKLLHGGSIRQNHISRVKYIDIQTRIRKLARDSVIRAEEETYFYPRGSGKLKFNDNTSPFGPSPAVRKIMDSRVVDIIGGDAESGYYPDQNASELRKLIAANENVAEECVVVGAGADEIIDMIFRVFVNPGDVVCIPTPSYFMYDHFALISSAKAVHQRLGKPPVIPFPADAGSKLYVISNPNNPVGTLFPVERILELLASFRGIMVVDEAYSEYAGVTLVPHIQNFPNLVVVRTFSKIYGLTNFRIGYSISVPEIAGQMRKVKNPFNVSTVSQKLAAEAVKDQPYVKKIRELVGRERTRVRERLRALGIATFDSDANFVLAEVGPGRDMIADALESDGVYFKRISDPDYGNCLRLTIRSPDENTEMLSRFERVLSRFA; from the coding sequence GTGAAGCTCCTGCATGGCGGCAGTATCAGGCAGAACCACATTTCCAGGGTGAAATACATAGACATCCAGACAAGAATAAGGAAACTGGCACGAGACAGCGTGATCAGGGCAGAGGAAGAGACCTATTTTTATCCCCGCGGCAGCGGGAAGCTAAAGTTCAACGACAACACAAGCCCGTTTGGTCCTTCGCCGGCAGTCCGTAAAATCATGGATTCCAGGGTAGTTGACATAATAGGCGGCGACGCTGAATCAGGATATTATCCGGATCAAAATGCATCCGAGCTGCGGAAACTGATTGCTGCCAATGAAAATGTTGCGGAAGAGTGCGTTGTCGTGGGTGCAGGTGCAGATGAAATAATAGACATGATTTTCCGGGTATTCGTAAATCCCGGGGATGTTGTGTGTATTCCTACACCCTCATATTTCATGTATGATCACTTTGCACTGATCAGTTCCGCGAAAGCGGTGCATCAGAGGCTGGGAAAGCCGCCGGTGATTCCGTTTCCCGCCGATGCCGGCTCGAAATTGTATGTTATATCGAACCCTAATAACCCTGTAGGGACGCTATTCCCGGTTGAACGTATACTCGAGCTGCTCGCCTCTTTCCGGGGTATTATGGTTGTGGATGAGGCGTATTCAGAATACGCGGGCGTGACGCTTGTTCCTCACATACAAAATTTCCCAAATCTTGTGGTGGTAAGGACATTTTCCAAGATCTATGGTCTGACCAATTTCAGGATTGGCTACAGTATCTCGGTCCCTGAAATTGCCGGTCAGATGCGAAAAGTGAAAAATCCGTTCAATGTTTCAACCGTTTCACAGAAACTTGCAGCCGAGGCTGTAAAGGACCAGCCGTACGTAAAGAAGATAAGAGAGCTTGTGGGCCGGGAAAGGACAAGAGTAAGGGAACGGCTGCGGGCGCTGGGGATCGCCACATTTGACAGCGACGCCAACTTCGTGCTGGCCGAAGTTGGCCCCGGGCGCGATATGATCGCGGACGCACTTGAATCTGACGGTGTTTATTTCAAGCGCATCTCAGACCCCGATTATGGAAATTGCCTCAGGCTGACCATAAGGAGTCCGGACGAAAATACGGAGATGCTCTCAAGATTTGAAAGGGTTCTTTCCCGTTTTGCCTGA
- a CDS encoding electron transfer flavoprotein subunit beta/FixA family protein has translation MKIVVLVKAVPEVRNVRLSIKGNDIDKGELNYVINEQDDYALEEGLKLKEKSRGDVTVVMLGEESARKGVTQVMRQCYAKGADIGIMLLHPSYGEWDDAVKARIIAKIVSELSPDVVLCGSQSSDTASSRLGPMVAELTGIPHATLITSLETDAEKAFRVRRDLEQGVQEVVHIQIPCLVSTQTGINTPRYASLSRIIAATKKEIRQPNLSELKISDADLEKWNRVRRTSISFPEEKSSSALILQGKPEEEAQQLVRMLREKGLLQR, from the coding sequence TTGAAGATAGTTGTTCTAGTGAAGGCAGTACCTGAAGTCAGGAACGTCAGACTGTCAATAAAGGGAAATGACATTGACAAAGGCGAGCTGAACTACGTCATAAACGAACAGGATGATTACGCACTCGAGGAGGGATTGAAGCTGAAAGAGAAGAGCAGAGGGGACGTCACTGTCGTGATGCTCGGGGAGGAGTCTGCCAGGAAAGGAGTTACGCAGGTAATGCGCCAGTGCTATGCAAAGGGGGCTGACATCGGCATAATGCTGCTGCATCCGTCATATGGCGAATGGGATGATGCCGTAAAGGCGAGAATTATCGCAAAAATCGTTTCGGAACTGAGCCCGGATGTTGTTCTGTGCGGTTCGCAATCGTCCGATACCGCCTCAAGCAGGCTCGGCCCCATGGTTGCAGAGTTGACTGGAATACCGCATGCGACACTCATAACTTCGCTGGAAACTGACGCTGAGAAGGCATTCAGGGTGAGAAGAGACCTGGAGCAGGGAGTTCAGGAAGTCGTTCACATCCAGATTCCCTGCCTTGTAAGCACCCAGACTGGAATAAACACGCCGAGATACGCATCGCTGAGCAGGATCATTGCAGCGACCAAAAAGGAAATCAGGCAGCCAAATCTGTCTGAACTGAAGATTTCAGACGCGGACCTGGAGAAGTGGAACAGAGTCAGGAGGACTTCCATTTCGTTCCCCGAAGAAAAGTCATCCAGCGCACTGATACTGCAGGGAAAGCCGGAGGAAGAGGCGCAGCAGCTGGTCAGGATGCTGCGGGAAAAGGGGCTTCTTCAGAGGTGA
- the speB gene encoding agmatinase has product MRQIDALKSPRFTQVSTFARLPVTRDLDDIKALFVGIPFDDGTTYRTGARFGPSAIRQGSRLLRPYNPFVGTYPFDTLNAADYGDIDIIPGYISDTMEVVQKEISGIIAGKKTIPYIGGGDHSITLPVLRSMHGEYGRVNLVHFDSHYDFWDSYWGKKYTHGTWLRRAAEENLLKDIIQVGIRGSLFSHEDLEQPDKLGISSFNIREVKYSPDRVLRRINSLKGKTYVSIDIDVVDPGTAPGTGTPEIGGFGGFEILEFLRRMDIDIAGFDVVEVSPPYDVSELTAMTAANLIYEMMSLQSARLEKKTKPARR; this is encoded by the coding sequence ATGAGACAGATAGATGCATTGAAATCCCCGAGATTCACGCAGGTGTCCACATTCGCAAGGCTGCCAGTCACACGCGATCTGGATGACATTAAGGCATTGTTTGTCGGCATACCGTTTGATGACGGAACAACCTACAGGACCGGTGCGAGGTTCGGCCCCTCCGCGATACGCCAGGGGTCCAGACTTCTGAGGCCGTATAACCCCTTTGTCGGCACGTATCCATTTGACACGCTGAATGCGGCAGACTATGGGGACATAGACATTATTCCCGGTTACATCTCCGATACAATGGAGGTGGTCCAGAAAGAGATATCCGGAATCATAGCGGGTAAAAAGACCATTCCCTACATAGGGGGAGGAGACCACTCGATAACTCTTCCGGTCCTTCGATCAATGCATGGTGAATACGGCAGGGTAAACCTTGTTCATTTTGATTCGCACTATGACTTCTGGGATTCTTACTGGGGTAAAAAGTACACGCATGGCACCTGGCTCAGAAGGGCCGCAGAGGAAAATCTTCTCAAGGATATAATTCAGGTTGGGATCAGGGGTTCCCTTTTCTCTCACGAAGATCTGGAACAGCCTGATAAACTCGGTATTTCCAGTTTTAATATCCGGGAGGTCAAGTACTCGCCCGACAGGGTGCTGAGGCGTATAAATTCCCTCAAAGGAAAAACGTATGTTTCGATTGACATTGACGTTGTCGATCCGGGAACAGCGCCGGGGACGGGAACGCCGGAAATCGGAGGTTTCGGCGGTTTTGAAATACTGGAATTTCTGCGCAGAATGGACATCGATATCGCCGGTTTCGACGTAGTCGAGGTCTCGCCGCCGTATGATGTCAGTGAACTGACTGCCATGACTGCGGCCAATCTGATATATGAAATGATGAGCCTGCAGTCTGCAAGACTTGAAAAGAAGACAAAGCCGGCGCGGAGGTAA